In the genome of Nocardiopsis composta, one region contains:
- a CDS encoding response regulator codes for MIRVLLVDDQALIRGGFRALLEAEEGIAVVGEAADGREGVELARDRLPDVALVDVQMPVLGGIGATRRIAADPALDGVRVVILTNYGLDEYVYDALRAGAAGFLLKDIEPEELVQGVRTAARGDALLSPSITRRLIREYLAHPARPPAPDVLHGLTSREREVTALVARGLSNGEIARRMVISPATAKTHVSRAMVKAGARDRAQLVVLAYESGLVAPGAPL; via the coding sequence GTGATCCGGGTGCTGCTGGTCGACGACCAGGCGCTGATCCGCGGCGGGTTCCGGGCGCTGCTGGAGGCCGAGGAGGGCATCGCGGTGGTCGGCGAGGCCGCCGACGGCCGGGAGGGAGTGGAGCTGGCCCGCGACCGCCTCCCCGACGTGGCCCTGGTCGACGTGCAGATGCCGGTCCTGGGCGGGATCGGGGCGACCCGGCGGATCGCGGCCGACCCGGCGCTGGACGGGGTGCGCGTGGTGATCCTGACCAACTACGGGCTGGACGAGTACGTGTACGACGCGCTGCGCGCGGGTGCGGCGGGATTCCTGCTCAAGGACATCGAACCGGAGGAGCTCGTCCAGGGCGTGCGCACCGCGGCGCGCGGCGACGCGCTGCTCTCCCCGTCCATCACCCGCCGCCTGATCAGGGAGTACCTGGCGCACCCGGCGCGGCCGCCGGCCCCGGACGTGCTGCACGGGCTGACCTCCCGGGAGCGCGAGGTCACCGCGCTGGTCGCCCGCGGGCTGTCCAACGGCGAGATCGCCCGGCGCATGGTGATCAGCCCGGCCACCGCCAAGACGCACGTCAGCCGGGCGATGGTGAAGGCGGGAGCGCGGGACCGGGCCCAGCTGGTGGTGCTCGCCTACGAGTCCGGCCTGGTGGCTCCCGGCGCCCCGCTCTGA
- a CDS encoding glucose 1-dehydrogenase, with protein MSSLEGKTVLVTGGARGLGAEAARRAAAAGARVVITDVLDAEGEETARRIGDAARYLHHDVTSEQDWERAVGRAVEEFGGLDGLVNNAGVSTGTPLVEESVEHFRKVLETNLTGVFIGMKAAVPAMRERGAGSIVNISSAAGLMGLALTAGYGASKWGVRGLTKIAAVELGTERIRVNSVHPGMTYTPMTADTGIRPGEGNYPNTPMGRVGEPGEIAEAVVFLLSDAASYVTGAELAVDGGWTTGPTVRYVMGR; from the coding sequence ATGAGCAGCCTCGAAGGCAAGACCGTCCTGGTGACCGGAGGAGCGCGCGGACTGGGCGCCGAGGCGGCCCGCCGCGCGGCGGCGGCCGGGGCCCGCGTGGTGATCACCGACGTCCTCGACGCCGAAGGGGAGGAGACCGCGCGCCGCATCGGCGACGCCGCCCGCTACCTGCACCACGACGTCACCTCCGAACAGGACTGGGAACGCGCCGTCGGCCGTGCCGTCGAGGAGTTCGGCGGCCTCGACGGGCTGGTGAACAACGCCGGGGTGTCCACTGGGACGCCGCTGGTCGAGGAGTCGGTCGAGCACTTCCGCAAGGTCCTGGAGACCAACCTGACCGGGGTGTTCATCGGAATGAAGGCCGCCGTCCCGGCGATGCGCGAGCGCGGCGCCGGCTCGATCGTCAACATCTCCTCGGCCGCCGGGCTGATGGGCCTGGCGCTGACCGCCGGCTACGGCGCCTCCAAGTGGGGCGTGCGCGGGCTGACCAAGATCGCCGCGGTCGAGCTGGGCACCGAGCGCATCCGGGTCAACTCCGTGCACCCCGGCATGACCTACACCCCGATGACCGCGGACACCGGCATCCGCCCCGGCGAGGGCAATTACCCCAACACCCCGATGGGCCGGGTCGGCGAGCCCGGGGAGATCGCCGAGGCCGTCGTCTTCCTCCTCTCCGACGCCGCCTCCTACGTCACCGGCGCCGAGCTCGCGGTGGACGGCGGCTGGACCACCGGCCCCACCGTCCGGTACGTGATGGGGCGGTGA
- a CDS encoding PrsW family intramembrane metalloprotease has product MSQASPERRSNEAGRGQRAGVPHPRRSVRHGTGREPGARPPGRRPAVTASLAAAAVFALLCVAGAVSTAVRTAGLIRAFPVEALLAVAALAVMLAAGVWVLRRIRPVRPPGAASSAAAVLWGAAAATGLALIANDALLSVWNVLLGVPAGTAWGPSLTAPLNEELLKLAGVVILAVAAPSALRGPVDGFILGALVGLGFQVVENALYALNTVVLQGATAGGVSVLVSLALRIVVTGAGSHWAMTAIAGTAVGLLAAARWRPGPRRAWAAGLLVLFAMALHGFFNAPVLSSLPGAVAKTAVVFTSALLVYLVVRAGYRRRVRNALEAEGAAVDLHRSDARELATRHGRRAALHRIPAPDRPTAARRQLRLLKAAERKAAEPPEAPR; this is encoded by the coding sequence ATGAGCCAGGCCTCTCCAGAGCGGCGGAGCAACGAAGCCGGACGGGGGCAGCGGGCCGGCGTCCCGCACCCGCGGCGCTCCGTGCGGCACGGGACCGGCCGGGAGCCGGGGGCCCGCCCTCCGGGCCGGCGCCCCGCGGTGACCGCCTCGCTCGCCGCCGCCGCGGTCTTCGCGCTGCTGTGCGTCGCGGGGGCGGTCTCCACCGCGGTGCGGACCGCCGGCCTGATCCGGGCCTTCCCGGTCGAGGCGCTGCTGGCCGTGGCCGCCCTCGCCGTGATGCTCGCCGCCGGGGTCTGGGTGCTGCGCCGGATCCGCCCGGTCCGCCCGCCGGGGGCGGCCTCTTCGGCCGCCGCGGTGCTCTGGGGGGCGGCCGCCGCGACCGGCCTGGCCCTGATCGCCAACGACGCCCTGCTGTCGGTGTGGAACGTGCTGCTCGGCGTGCCGGCCGGCACCGCCTGGGGCCCGTCGCTGACCGCCCCGCTCAACGAGGAGCTGCTCAAGCTGGCCGGGGTGGTGATCCTGGCGGTCGCCGCTCCCTCCGCGCTGCGCGGACCGGTGGACGGCTTCATCCTCGGCGCCCTGGTCGGCCTGGGGTTCCAGGTGGTGGAGAACGCGCTCTACGCGCTGAACACCGTCGTGCTGCAGGGGGCGACCGCCGGCGGCGTCTCGGTCCTGGTCTCGCTGGCGCTGCGCATCGTGGTGACCGGGGCGGGTTCGCACTGGGCGATGACCGCGATCGCCGGGACCGCGGTCGGCCTGCTGGCCGCGGCGCGGTGGCGGCCCGGCCCGCGCCGCGCCTGGGCCGCCGGCCTGCTGGTGCTGTTCGCGATGGCGCTGCACGGCTTCTTCAACGCGCCGGTGCTGAGCTCGCTGCCCGGCGCGGTGGCCAAGACCGCCGTGGTCTTCACCTCCGCGCTCCTGGTCTACCTCGTGGTGCGCGCCGGCTACCGCCGCCGGGTGCGCAACGCGCTGGAGGCCGAAGGCGCCGCGGTCGACCTGCACCGCTCCGACGCCCGGGAGCTGGCCACCCGGCACGGCAGGCGGGCGGCGCTGCACCGCATCCCGGCCCCGGACCGCCCGACCGCGGCCCGGCGCCAGCTCCGCCTGCTGAAGGCCGCCGAACGCAAGGCCGCGGAACCCCCCGAGGCACCGCGCTGA
- a CDS encoding CDP-alcohol phosphatidyltransferase family protein, with translation MANGTNGPGDRVWTIPNLLSMLRLLGVPLFLWLVLGPKADWWALGVLAFAGLSDWLDGKIARAWNQTSRLGAVLDPMADRLYIFAALLGLAVRDAVPWWLMAVLVLRDLLMVGALPVLRHYGYGPLPVNFAGKAATLCLLYSFPLLFVAGYGGVLGDIARIVGWAFAIWGTAIYWWAGLLYAVQGLRLIRQARRADRAAEGTDPAAGTGAPGDPGAAGAERTARGPAAPSSGDPGPPRDDKKGATSPP, from the coding sequence GTGGCGAACGGAACGAACGGGCCGGGCGACCGCGTGTGGACGATCCCGAATCTGCTCAGCATGCTGCGCCTGCTCGGGGTGCCCCTGTTCCTGTGGCTGGTCCTGGGACCGAAGGCGGACTGGTGGGCGCTGGGCGTGCTGGCCTTCGCCGGCCTGTCCGACTGGCTCGACGGCAAGATCGCCCGGGCCTGGAACCAGACCAGCCGGCTGGGCGCGGTGCTCGACCCGATGGCCGACCGCCTCTACATCTTCGCCGCCCTGCTCGGCCTGGCGGTGCGCGACGCCGTCCCGTGGTGGCTGATGGCGGTGCTGGTCCTGCGCGACCTGCTGATGGTCGGCGCGCTCCCGGTGCTGCGGCACTACGGCTACGGCCCGCTCCCGGTCAACTTCGCCGGCAAGGCGGCCACGCTGTGCCTGCTCTACTCCTTCCCGCTGCTGTTCGTCGCCGGATACGGCGGTGTGCTGGGCGATATCGCACGAATCGTGGGTTGGGCGTTCGCGATCTGGGGAACTGCTATCTACTGGTGGGCCGGACTGCTGTACGCGGTCCAGGGCCTGCGCCTGATCAGGCAGGCCCGGCGCGCCGACCGCGCCGCGGAGGGCACCGACCCCGCGGCCGGAACGGGCGCGCCCGGCGATCCCGGAGCCGCTGGAGCGGAGCGCACGGCGCGTGGGCCGGCCGCCCCGTCCTCCGGCGACCCCGGGCCACCGCGTGACGACAAGAAGGGAGCGACGTCCCCGCCATGA
- a CDS encoding mannose-1-phosphate guanyltransferase — translation MKAVVMAGGEGTRLRPMTANQPKPLLPVVNKPIMEHVLRLLKRHGFDETVVTVQFLATLIRNYFGDGEELGMNLHYVAEEVPLGTAGSVKNAEEHLRGEPFIVISGDALTDIDLTDMLRFHRENGAMVTIGLKRVANPLEFGIIIVDEQGRVQRFLEKPTWGQVFSDTVNTGIYIMEPEVLDRVAAGEVVDWSGDVFPGLVEDGEPVYGYIAEGYWEDVGTHESYLSAQADVLKGLVDVEIDGFEMSPGVWVAEGAEVDPEAVLKGPLYIGDYAKVEAGAELREYTVLGSNAVVRSEAFLHRTVVHDNVYIGASTNLRGCVVGKNTDVMSGARIEEGAIIGEECVIESEAYLSNDVKVYPFKTIEAGAVVNTNVIWESRGQRSLFGPRGVSGLINVEITPELAVRLASAYATTLKKGSVVTTSRDVSRAARTLKRAVVSALTAGAIDVRDLEAVPMPVARFSTSQSGVSGGIAIRTTPGDPQSVDLIFLDDSGADLSPAAQRKLERVYSRAEFRRAFPGEIAELSFPSRTVEGYAHELLRRIDTSGVAEAEMKVVVDAAGGTGTLILPSLLGRIGADVLTLNNRLDEVSPTDTLAKQMRDLQRLGELVSSSGADFGVRFDPVAERLSIVDEKGELIDNERALLVVLDLVAAERKGGRVALPVTTTRVAEQVARFHGVEVQWTPTATDELTKAAKAEDIVFAGDGRGGYILPEFSRTSDGIAAFVRLLGLVARTRLSLSQIDGRIPQAHQLRRSVPTPWAVKGSVMRAVVEAAGDREVDTTDGVRVVEADGSWALVLPDTAEAVTHIWAEGPDSDAAQRLLDSWAAVVERAEG, via the coding sequence ATGAAGGCAGTCGTCATGGCGGGCGGCGAGGGGACCCGCCTGCGCCCGATGACCGCCAACCAGCCCAAGCCGCTGCTCCCGGTGGTCAACAAGCCGATCATGGAGCACGTGCTGCGGCTGCTCAAGCGGCACGGGTTCGACGAGACCGTGGTCACCGTCCAGTTCCTCGCCACGCTGATCCGCAACTACTTCGGCGACGGCGAAGAGCTCGGCATGAACCTGCACTACGTCGCCGAGGAGGTGCCGCTGGGCACCGCCGGCAGCGTGAAGAACGCCGAGGAGCACCTGCGCGGCGAGCCGTTCATCGTCATCTCCGGCGACGCGCTCACCGACATCGACCTGACCGACATGCTCCGCTTCCACCGGGAGAACGGAGCGATGGTCACCATCGGGCTCAAGCGGGTCGCCAACCCGCTGGAGTTCGGCATCATCATCGTGGACGAGCAGGGCCGGGTGCAGCGCTTCCTGGAGAAGCCCACCTGGGGGCAGGTCTTCTCGGACACCGTCAACACCGGCATCTACATCATGGAGCCCGAGGTCCTGGACCGGGTCGCCGCCGGCGAGGTGGTGGACTGGTCCGGCGACGTGTTCCCCGGGCTGGTCGAGGACGGCGAGCCGGTCTACGGCTACATCGCCGAGGGGTACTGGGAGGACGTCGGCACCCACGAGTCCTACCTCAGCGCCCAGGCCGACGTGCTCAAGGGCCTGGTCGACGTGGAGATCGACGGCTTCGAGATGTCGCCCGGGGTGTGGGTGGCCGAGGGCGCCGAGGTCGACCCGGAGGCGGTGCTCAAGGGCCCGCTCTACATCGGCGACTACGCCAAGGTCGAGGCCGGCGCCGAACTGCGCGAGTACACCGTGCTGGGCAGCAACGCGGTGGTCCGCTCCGAGGCGTTCCTGCACCGCACCGTGGTGCACGACAACGTCTACATCGGCGCCAGCACCAACCTGCGCGGCTGCGTCGTCGGCAAGAACACCGACGTCATGTCGGGCGCCCGGATCGAAGAGGGCGCCATCATCGGCGAGGAATGCGTCATCGAGTCCGAGGCGTACCTCTCCAACGACGTCAAGGTCTACCCCTTCAAGACCATCGAGGCCGGCGCGGTCGTCAACACCAACGTCATCTGGGAGTCCCGCGGGCAGCGCTCGCTGTTCGGGCCCCGCGGCGTGTCCGGCCTGATCAACGTCGAGATCACCCCCGAACTGGCGGTCCGGCTGGCCAGCGCGTACGCCACCACCCTGAAGAAGGGGTCGGTGGTCACCACGTCCCGGGACGTCTCCCGCGCCGCGCGCACCCTCAAGCGCGCCGTGGTCAGCGCCCTCACCGCGGGCGCCATCGACGTCCGCGACCTGGAGGCCGTGCCGATGCCGGTCGCCCGGTTCAGCACCTCGCAGAGCGGGGTCAGCGGCGGCATCGCCATCCGCACCACACCCGGCGACCCGCAGTCGGTCGACCTGATCTTCCTGGACGACAGCGGGGCCGACCTGTCCCCGGCCGCCCAGCGCAAGCTGGAGCGGGTCTACTCGCGGGCGGAGTTCCGCCGCGCGTTCCCGGGGGAGATCGCCGAGCTGTCCTTCCCCTCGCGCACCGTGGAGGGCTACGCCCACGAGCTGCTCCGCCGGATCGACACCTCCGGCGTCGCCGAGGCGGAGATGAAGGTCGTGGTGGACGCGGCCGGCGGCACCGGAACGCTCATCCTGCCGTCGCTGCTCGGCCGGATCGGCGCCGACGTGCTCACCCTGAACAACCGGCTGGACGAGGTCTCGCCCACCGACACCCTGGCCAAGCAGATGCGCGACCTGCAGCGCCTGGGCGAACTGGTCTCGTCCTCCGGGGCGGACTTCGGGGTGCGCTTCGACCCGGTCGCCGAGCGGCTGTCCATCGTGGACGAGAAGGGCGAGCTGATCGACAACGAGCGCGCCCTGCTCGTGGTGCTGGACCTGGTCGCCGCCGAGCGCAAGGGCGGCCGGGTCGCGCTGCCGGTGACCACCACCCGGGTCGCCGAGCAGGTGGCCAGGTTCCACGGGGTGGAGGTGCAGTGGACGCCCACCGCCACCGACGAGCTCACCAAGGCCGCCAAGGCCGAGGACATCGTGTTCGCCGGCGACGGGCGCGGCGGCTACATCCTGCCGGAGTTCTCCCGCACCTCCGACGGCATCGCGGCGTTCGTCCGGCTGCTCGGCCTGGTCGCCCGGACCCGGCTCTCGCTCAGCCAGATCGACGGCCGCATCCCCCAGGCGCACCAGCTGCGCCGCTCGGTGCCGACCCCCTGGGCGGTCAAGGGCAGCGTGATGCGGGCCGTGGTGGAGGCCGCCGGCGACCGCGAGGTGGACACCACCGACGGGGTGCGGGTGGTGGAGGCCGACGGCAGCTGGGCGCTGGTCCTGCCGGACACCGCCGAGGCCGTCACGCACATCTGGGCCGAGGGCCCCGACTCCGACGCCGCGCAGCGGCTGCTCGACTCCTGGGCGGCCGTGGTGGAGCGGGCCGAGGGCTGA
- a CDS encoding FHA domain-containing protein: MSSVNCTQCGHAVADDARFCSNCGSPIVRSGQEAPRAGERRDSVGETTSTISIAGIQALEAEADAAEEVGADATSVEALPPGTALLVVKRGPNAGSRFLLDSDVTTAGRHPNSDIFLDDVTVSRRHVEFFRRGDGFGVRDVGSLNGTYVNRERIDEAELGGGDEVQIGKFRLVLLTKPRR, translated from the coding sequence ATGTCGAGCGTTAACTGCACGCAGTGCGGTCACGCCGTTGCGGATGATGCCCGTTTCTGCTCCAACTGTGGGTCCCCGATCGTCCGGAGCGGACAAGAGGCCCCCCGGGCCGGCGAGCGCCGCGACTCCGTCGGCGAGACCACGTCCACCATCTCCATCGCCGGTATCCAGGCCCTCGAGGCCGAGGCGGACGCCGCCGAGGAGGTGGGCGCCGACGCCACCAGCGTCGAGGCACTGCCGCCCGGAACGGCCCTGCTGGTCGTCAAGCGCGGCCCCAACGCCGGCAGCCGGTTCCTGCTGGACTCCGACGTGACCACCGCGGGGCGCCACCCCAACAGCGACATCTTCCTGGACGATGTGACGGTGTCCCGGCGGCACGTGGAGTTCTTCCGCCGCGGCGACGGCTTCGGCGTCCGCGACGTCGGCAGCCTGAACGGCACCTACGTCAACCGGGAGCGGATCGACGAGGCCGAACTGGGCGGCGGCGACGAGGTGCAGATCGGGAAGTTCCGCCTGGTCCTGCTCACCAAGCCGCGCCGCTGA
- a CDS encoding sensor histidine kinase, which yields MSSALRPGPRPVPLLPDLALAAGVAAIVAADTLLAALPSDLPPALRVLVVIAGPAALVLRKRAPRAVLAAEVVWTMVHLSTGGTGPIGALPALVAVYTAVDLGHWRFSAALVGPVLAVSLGTEIAAAEASAAAVLRENLLPVGWFVAAGVMGEAHRRRLAHTREVERRAAEAERTREEAALRRAGEERLRIARELHDSLTHSISVIKVQAGVAAHLARKRGEEVPGALLAIQEASGAAARELRSTLEVLRAPGGEDAPPAGGRVGLARLDELVGRARVSGLPVAVAVRGEPAGLPPAVDRAAFRIVQEALTNAVRHAGGGASASVLLEYRADGLGVLVEDDGRASPDAPPEPGTGLIGMRERVASIGGELSAGPGPGGGFRISAELPVRPRERAGSETPGGRA from the coding sequence ATGAGCTCCGCCCTCCGCCCGGGTCCGCGCCCGGTGCCGCTCCTGCCGGACCTGGCCCTGGCCGCCGGCGTCGCCGCGATCGTGGCCGCCGACACCCTGCTCGCCGCCCTCCCTTCGGACCTTCCGCCCGCGCTGCGCGTCCTCGTCGTCATCGCCGGCCCCGCCGCACTGGTGCTGCGCAAGCGGGCGCCGCGCGCGGTGCTCGCGGCCGAGGTGGTCTGGACGATGGTGCACCTGTCGACGGGCGGCACCGGGCCGATCGGCGCGCTGCCCGCCCTGGTCGCGGTCTACACCGCCGTCGACCTGGGGCACTGGCGGTTCTCCGCGGCGCTGGTCGGGCCGGTGCTGGCCGTCTCGCTGGGGACCGAGATCGCCGCGGCCGAGGCGTCCGCCGCCGCGGTGCTCCGGGAGAACCTGCTCCCCGTCGGCTGGTTCGTCGCCGCCGGGGTGATGGGCGAGGCGCACCGCCGGCGGCTGGCGCACACCCGGGAGGTGGAGCGGCGCGCGGCGGAGGCGGAGCGCACCCGGGAGGAGGCGGCGCTGCGCCGCGCCGGCGAGGAGCGGCTGCGCATCGCCCGGGAGCTGCACGACTCGCTCACCCACTCCATCTCGGTGATCAAGGTGCAGGCGGGGGTCGCGGCGCACCTGGCCCGCAAGCGCGGCGAGGAGGTTCCCGGGGCGCTGCTCGCCATCCAGGAGGCCAGCGGGGCCGCCGCGCGCGAGCTGCGCTCCACCCTCGAGGTGCTGCGCGCCCCCGGCGGGGAGGACGCGCCGCCCGCCGGCGGCCGCGTCGGCCTGGCCCGCCTCGACGAGCTGGTGGGCCGGGCGCGGGTCAGCGGCCTGCCGGTGGCGGTCGCGGTGCGCGGGGAGCCCGCCGGGCTGCCCCCGGCGGTGGACCGGGCGGCCTTCCGGATCGTCCAGGAGGCGCTGACCAACGCGGTCCGGCACGCCGGCGGCGGCGCCTCGGCCTCGGTGCTCCTGGAGTACCGCGCCGACGGGCTCGGTGTGCTGGTGGAGGACGACGGGCGGGCGTCGCCCGACGCCCCTCCGGAGCCGGGAACCGGCCTGATCGGCATGCGGGAGCGGGTCGCCTCGATCGGCGGGGAGCTGTCCGCCGGCCCCGGGCCCGGCGGCGGGTTCCGGATCAGCGCCGAGCTTCCGGTGCGCCCTCGGGAGCGGGCCGGCTCGGAGACCCCGGGGGGCCGGGCGTGA
- a CDS encoding nucleotidyl transferase AbiEii/AbiGii toxin family protein, with amino-acid sequence MVTYHGHGTLTGELAVARERSEALATAGFPVLRTKIEAAPADHGVPADRAAAEALPEWCYFEHHVKLLLPGDADLAALAALVEPHSARLSRNARKVRADGAQERFVTQRCSRVGRPHAGGMLGRLLTALRRHGLSQVTPQNPGFGIVSMEQEFVVYDSALSLDAGWMDAAPVEADPPAPDDAGPPSPPAAHRHGYPATHLPVTGGLHARQEKVFDPALKHFDHAYRPGEPVFADPELGERWWAAQRRAMEQVLTAVADSPWADRLMLRGSMVMPLWAGEAARRPRDLDWVVIDEEMDASGLEGSRLFGEVVAAIGETLPTTPAGPWFDTGAVRIDGIWTYDRVPGSRIVIPWHDDDGLPPGTVQLDVVFNEPLPLPPVRAAIPVDGGARSVRLPVAGADLSLAWKVQWLYSDMYPQGKDLYDAVLLGERTRVPRAVLVDLLRPELGDGADRVDERYLRRSSGMDEEDWAHFTRDCPWVRGSLEEWLDRFERALAPSFADG; translated from the coding sequence ATGGTGACCTACCACGGGCACGGCACGCTCACCGGAGAGCTGGCCGTCGCCCGGGAGCGGTCGGAGGCGCTGGCCACGGCCGGCTTCCCGGTACTGCGCACCAAGATCGAGGCGGCGCCGGCCGACCACGGCGTCCCGGCCGACCGCGCCGCCGCCGAGGCGCTGCCGGAGTGGTGCTACTTTGAGCACCACGTCAAGCTGCTGCTGCCGGGCGACGCCGACCTGGCCGCGCTGGCCGCCCTGGTGGAGCCGCACTCCGCCCGGCTCTCCCGCAACGCGCGCAAGGTCCGCGCGGACGGCGCGCAGGAGCGGTTCGTCACCCAGCGCTGCTCCCGGGTGGGCCGGCCGCACGCCGGCGGGATGCTCGGCCGGCTGCTCACCGCGCTGAGGAGGCACGGCCTGTCCCAGGTCACACCCCAGAACCCCGGCTTCGGCATCGTCTCCATGGAACAGGAGTTCGTGGTCTACGACAGCGCCCTGTCGCTGGACGCCGGCTGGATGGACGCCGCGCCGGTCGAGGCCGACCCGCCCGCCCCCGACGACGCCGGCCCTCCGAGCCCGCCCGCCGCGCACCGCCACGGCTACCCCGCCACCCACCTGCCGGTCACCGGGGGCCTGCACGCCCGGCAGGAGAAGGTGTTCGATCCGGCCCTGAAGCACTTCGACCACGCCTACCGGCCGGGCGAACCGGTCTTCGCCGACCCGGAGCTGGGCGAGCGGTGGTGGGCGGCCCAGCGCCGGGCCATGGAGCAGGTGCTGACCGCCGTCGCGGACAGCCCGTGGGCCGACCGGCTGATGCTGCGCGGCAGCATGGTGATGCCGCTGTGGGCGGGCGAGGCGGCCCGGCGCCCCCGCGACCTGGACTGGGTGGTGATCGACGAGGAGATGGACGCCTCCGGCCTCGAAGGCTCCCGGCTGTTCGGAGAGGTGGTGGCCGCGATCGGCGAGACCCTCCCGACCACGCCCGCCGGGCCGTGGTTCGACACCGGGGCGGTGCGAATCGACGGCATCTGGACCTACGATCGGGTCCCCGGCAGCCGCATCGTCATCCCGTGGCACGACGATGACGGGCTGCCGCCCGGGACCGTGCAGCTGGACGTGGTGTTCAACGAGCCGCTCCCGCTGCCGCCGGTGCGCGCCGCGATCCCGGTCGACGGCGGCGCGCGCAGCGTGCGGCTGCCGGTCGCGGGCGCCGACCTCTCCCTGGCGTGGAAGGTGCAGTGGCTGTACAGCGACATGTACCCGCAGGGCAAGGACCTCTACGACGCGGTGCTGCTCGGCGAGCGCACCCGGGTGCCGCGCGCCGTCCTGGTGGACCTGCTCCGCCCGGAGCTCGGCGACGGGGCCGACCGGGTGGACGAGCGGTACCTGCGCCGGTCGAGCGGCATGGACGAGGAGGACTGGGCGCACTTCACCCGGGACTGCCCGTGGGTGCGCGGGTCGCTCGAGGAGTGGCTGGACCGCTTCGAGCGGGCGCTGGCCCCGTCCTTCGCGGACGGCTGA
- a CDS encoding MerR family transcriptional regulator, with amino-acid sequence MAVTSGNQRASFPGQAAVRRAGEQGLLCEEDVVALPMDIGYRGPTACAAAGVTYRQLDYWARTRLVGPSVLPEPGAASVPLYSFRDILMLKVVKRLLDTGISLQQIRTAVEHLRGRDTSDLPHITLMSDGVSVYECTSPGEVVELMQGGQGMFGIALGRVWRELEGSLGQLPGERLAEPLPDEPHPGDELARRRRERRTG; translated from the coding sequence GTGGCGGTTACGAGCGGCAATCAGCGGGCCTCCTTCCCCGGGCAAGCAGCGGTACGGCGAGCGGGGGAGCAGGGTCTGCTGTGTGAAGAGGACGTGGTGGCGCTGCCCATGGACATCGGCTATCGCGGTCCCACGGCCTGCGCGGCGGCCGGCGTGACCTACCGCCAGCTCGACTACTGGGCGCGGACCCGGCTGGTCGGGCCGAGCGTGCTGCCCGAGCCCGGTGCCGCCTCCGTCCCGCTCTACAGCTTCCGCGACATCCTCATGCTCAAGGTGGTCAAGCGGCTGCTGGACACCGGGATCTCGCTGCAGCAGATCCGGACCGCGGTGGAGCACCTGCGCGGCCGGGACACCTCCGACCTGCCGCACATCACCCTGATGAGCGACGGGGTGAGCGTCTACGAGTGCACCTCGCCGGGCGAGGTCGTCGAGCTGATGCAGGGCGGCCAGGGCATGTTCGGCATCGCGCTGGGCCGGGTCTGGCGGGAGCTGGAGGGCTCCCTGGGGCAGCTGCCGGGCGAGCGGCTGGCCGAGCCGCTGCCGGACGAGCCGCACCCCGGCGACGAGCTGGCCCGGCGGCGCCGGGAGCGCCGGACGGGCTGA
- a CDS encoding bifunctional nuclease family protein, whose protein sequence is MKHMEVVGVRVEMPSNQPIVLLKETAGERYLPIWIGAVEATAIALAQQGVTPARPLTHDLFRDVLEALDATLDTVNITALSDGIFYAELVFSNGVEVSARPSDSIALALRTGATIYADEGVIDEAGVPIPDEQEDEVEKFRAFLDNITPEDFGRTT, encoded by the coding sequence GTGAAGCACATGGAGGTCGTCGGGGTCCGGGTCGAGATGCCCTCGAACCAGCCGATCGTCTTGCTCAAGGAGACCGCCGGCGAGCGCTACCTGCCCATATGGATCGGCGCGGTGGAGGCCACCGCGATCGCCCTGGCCCAGCAGGGCGTCACCCCGGCGCGCCCGCTCACCCATGACCTGTTCCGCGACGTCCTGGAGGCGCTGGACGCCACCCTGGACACGGTGAACATCACCGCCCTCAGCGACGGCATCTTCTACGCCGAACTGGTCTTCTCCAACGGGGTCGAGGTCAGCGCCCGCCCCTCCGACTCCATCGCGCTGGCGCTGCGCACCGGCGCGACCATCTACGCCGACGAGGGCGTCATCGACGAGGCCGGCGTGCCCATCCCGGACGAGCAGGAGGACGAGGTCGAGAAGTTCCGCGCCTTCCTGGACAACATCACCCCCGAGGACTTCGGCCGGACCACCTGA